From the Nodularia sp. NIES-3585 genome, one window contains:
- a CDS encoding DUF4926 domain-containing protein yields the protein MKLELYQYVALNCDLPQYNLKQGDVATLIDYVTHPSGGEDGYILEVFNAAGDSIAVFTVPMSAVEKMPSDAVLAIRPLAELK from the coding sequence ATGAAGCTAGAACTATATCAGTACGTTGCTCTCAATTGTGATTTACCACAATACAACCTCAAACAGGGTGATGTTGCTACGTTAATTGATTATGTGACTCATCCTAGTGGTGGTGAAGATGGTTATATATTAGAAGTCTTTAATGCAGCAGGTGACTCTATTGCTGTTTTTACTGTTCCTATGTCAGCAGTGGAAAAAATGCCTAGTGATGCAGTGCTGGCTATTCGTCCATTAGCAGAGTTAAAATAG
- a CDS encoding DUF6883 domain-containing protein has translation MDTPENVIIPEEKLTRYLLVPRIKDDKSKFLAQAGFTQSNPEDLLTAISQLATTNEAIEDITNEYGTFYTIAGNLQGVNGQSLAVVTVWLESKDQQNLRFITLKPNKD, from the coding sequence GTGGACACACCAGAAAATGTCATCATTCCAGAGGAAAAACTGACTCGCTATCTTCTAGTTCCCCGCATCAAAGATGATAAATCCAAATTTTTAGCCCAAGCAGGATTTACACAAAGTAACCCAGAAGATTTATTAACAGCTATTTCTCAACTTGCGACTACCAACGAAGCAATAGAAGATATTACTAATGAATATGGAACCTTTTACACCATAGCAGGTAACTTACAAGGAGTAAATGGTCAAAGTTTAGCAGTCGTCACAGTTTGGCTAGAATCCAAAGATCAGCAAAACTTGCGCTTTATTACCCTAAAACCAAACAAGGATTAA
- a CDS encoding GFA family protein yields the protein MNLPYTGGCQCGQIRYEIRSPALTLYVCHCKECQKQSSSGFGMSLTVLRDAVVIIQGQPKAWIRKADSGREVKNLFCGDCGTRLFHERTYSPNTINVKAGTLDDTSWLHPVGNLWTRNAQPWVIISDKLLNYDGQPEDILPLWKKWEQQD from the coding sequence GTGAATCTTCCATATACTGGGGGTTGTCAATGTGGACAGATTCGTTACGAAATCCGTTCCCCAGCCTTAACTCTTTACGTGTGCCACTGCAAAGAGTGTCAGAAACAATCCTCTAGTGGCTTCGGTATGTCACTGACTGTACTACGAGATGCTGTGGTGATTATTCAAGGACAACCAAAAGCTTGGATTCGCAAAGCTGATAGCGGACGTGAAGTCAAAAACCTGTTCTGCGGTGACTGCGGAACGCGATTATTTCATGAGCGGACTTATAGCCCAAATACGATCAACGTCAAAGCGGGAACCCTAGATGATACAAGCTGGTTACATCCAGTTGGCAATCTTTGGACACGCAATGCCCAGCCGTGGGTGATAATTTCAGACAAATTGCTTAACTACGATGGGCAACCAGAGGATATACTTCCTTTGTGGAAGAAATGGGAACAACAGGATTAA
- a CDS encoding DUF29 family protein, whose amino-acid sequence MEELLILRELLEEGKIPEALELVDELEEMSKSDKLNKIFSYAIIVLLHLIKQAAEKRTTRSWETSILNSVKQIQRTNQRPKAKGSYFSEAELLETLEDAYESALRKAALEAYEGRYAADELTKMVSQDAIIQQAMHLILETSPE is encoded by the coding sequence ATGGAAGAGTTATTGATTTTAAGGGAATTGTTGGAGGAGGGGAAAATTCCAGAGGCGTTGGAATTGGTTGATGAATTGGAGGAAATGAGTAAATCTGACAAACTGAATAAGATTTTTAGTTATGCAATTATTGTTTTGTTGCATTTAATTAAACAAGCAGCAGAAAAACGTACCACTAGGTCTTGGGAAACTTCTATTCTTAATTCTGTTAAGCAAATTCAACGCACTAATCAACGCCCAAAGGCTAAAGGTAGTTATTTCAGCGAAGCGGAGTTATTAGAAACTTTAGAAGATGCTTATGAATCAGCCTTAAGAAAGGCTGCTTTAGAAGCTTATGAAGGAAGATATGCAGCAGATGAATTAACAAAAATGGTAAGTCAGGATGCAATTATTCAACAAGCAATGCATTTGATTTTAGAGACTTCCCCGGAATAA
- a CDS encoding restriction endonuclease, translated as MSLANKFNWNLINDHQFEEIVYEIVNAENPSKIEWRSFTGGKGRDIQAEFIIKGVFDEYISETRFIEAKHYQSGISATDITEALSWAMAEKPTVLVIASSSHLTNPCKEFINSWEKNNPNVRVKIWERKYLEGAILSKTATRQAAIRLGLLPPSINDLLPEMPDQARENSVYPAIAYRYLMTEEEISSIDDMKNFLQSVKEVIVDECDSNKYFEILELGIPNLSIRLSYLQAQIRLNIALLDYVFALENNASIKELEVLSEKIQEKIDEIKDDGQSQPRWLLVD; from the coding sequence ATGTCACTAGCAAACAAATTTAACTGGAATTTAATTAACGATCATCAATTTGAAGAGATTGTCTATGAGATAGTTAATGCCGAAAATCCTAGTAAAATTGAATGGAGAAGTTTTACAGGAGGAAAAGGCAGAGATATACAAGCTGAATTTATTATCAAAGGCGTTTTTGATGAATATATTAGTGAAACTCGGTTCATTGAAGCTAAACATTATCAATCAGGTATTTCAGCAACTGACATTACCGAAGCCCTAAGCTGGGCTATGGCAGAAAAGCCGACTGTTTTAGTAATTGCAAGCTCAAGTCATTTAACTAATCCGTGTAAAGAATTTATTAATAGCTGGGAAAAAAATAATCCTAACGTCAGAGTAAAGATTTGGGAAAGGAAATATTTAGAAGGTGCTATTTTATCTAAAACGGCTACTAGACAAGCGGCTATTAGATTGGGACTCTTACCGCCATCTATTAATGATCTTTTACCTGAAATGCCTGATCAAGCTAGAGAAAATTCTGTATATCCAGCAATAGCTTATCGTTACTTGATGACAGAAGAGGAAATATCTTCTATTGATGATATGAAGAATTTTTTGCAATCTGTAAAAGAAGTAATTGTTGATGAATGCGATAGTAATAAATATTTTGAAATTTTAGAGTTGGGTATTCCTAATTTGTCTATTAGACTTAGCTATTTACAAGCACAGATAAGACTTAATATAGCTTTACTTGATTATGTTTTTGCTTTAGAAAATAATGCCAGTATAAAAGAATTAGAAGTCTTGTCAGAGAAAATTCAGGAAAAAATAGACGAAATTAAAGATGATGGTCAATCCCAACCACGTTGGTTACTTGTTGACTAA
- the uvrA gene encoding excinuclease ABC subunit UvrA, translating to MSDHKLAPSLNGHLPNSHHNSQNTIRIRGARQHNLKNIDLELPRDRLIVFTGVSGSGKSSLAFDTIFAEGQRRYVESLSAYARQFLGQLDKPDVEAIEGLSPAISIDQKSTSHNPRSTVGTVTEIYDYLRLLFGRAGEPHCPICDRSIAPQTIDEMCDRIADLPDKTKFQILAPVVRGKKGTHRKLISSLASQGFVRVRVDGEVRDLSDSIELDKNITHTIEVVIDRLVKKAGIQERLVDSLSTCLKQSGGIATILVSVTSDSGEEKEEELVFSENFACPVHGAVMEELSPRLFSFNSPYGACPHCHGIGTLKTFTPDLIVPDPDAPIYAAIAPWSEKDNSYYLELLYSVGQSTGFELQAKWNQLTVEQQHTVMYGEKKERTAEAQRTQSFKGVIPILQRQYEGGTELVKQKLEQYLVDQPCEVCGGKRLKPEALAVRLGQYGILDLTGVSIRDCRERVDQLKLSDRQIQIADLVLREIKARLQFLLDVGLDYLTLDRPAMTLSGGEAQRIRLATQIGSGLTGVLYVLDEPSIGLHQRDNGRLLKTLTKLRDLGNTLIVVEHDEETIRAANYIVDIGPGAGIHGGNIVSQGDLETLLTAEESLTGAYLSGRRVISTPEERRKGNGRSLGIKNAHRNNLRNIDVEIPLGKLVAVTGVSGSGKSTLINELLYPSLQHHLTKKVPLPRHLQEIQGLNAVDKAIVIDQSPIGRTPRSNPATYTGIFDAIRDVFSQTVEAKARGYRPGQFSFNVKGGRCEACSGQGVNVIEMNFLPDVYVQCEVCKGARYNRETLQVKYKDKSISDVLNMTVEESLEFFQNIPKAVTRLQTLYDVGLGYVKLGQPATTLSGGEAQRVKLATELSRRATGKTLYLIDEPTTGLSFYDVHKLLDVLQRLVDKGNSILVIEHNLDVIRCSDWVIDLGPEGGDKGGEIIAVGTPEEVAKNPRSYTGQYLQQVLKQYAVGRK from the coding sequence ATGTCAGATCACAAGCTAGCCCCATCCTTAAATGGACATCTTCCCAACTCTCACCACAACAGCCAGAATACCATTCGGATTCGGGGTGCTAGGCAGCATAATCTGAAGAATATTGACTTGGAATTACCGCGCGATCGCCTGATTGTATTTACTGGGGTTTCTGGTTCGGGTAAGTCTTCTTTAGCCTTTGATACCATTTTCGCCGAAGGTCAACGGCGTTATGTAGAGTCCCTCAGCGCCTACGCGCGGCAATTTTTAGGTCAATTAGATAAACCGGATGTGGAAGCCATTGAAGGCTTAAGTCCCGCCATTTCCATCGATCAAAAGTCTACTTCCCATAATCCCCGTTCCACTGTGGGGACTGTGACGGAAATTTACGATTATTTGCGGCTATTGTTTGGTCGCGCTGGTGAACCCCATTGTCCCATATGCGATCGCTCCATTGCACCCCAGACCATTGATGAGATGTGCGATCGCATTGCCGATTTACCAGACAAAACTAAGTTTCAAATTCTTGCGCCTGTTGTCAGAGGTAAAAAGGGAACTCACCGCAAGCTGATATCAAGTCTGGCTTCTCAGGGTTTTGTGCGGGTGCGTGTGGATGGGGAAGTCCGGGATCTGTCAGATTCTATTGAATTAGATAAAAATATTACCCACACCATAGAGGTTGTTATTGACCGCTTGGTGAAAAAAGCTGGTATTCAAGAGCGTTTGGTCGATTCTCTGTCTACGTGCTTAAAGCAGTCTGGTGGAATTGCTACCATTCTTGTGAGTGTGACTTCTGATAGCGGCGAAGAGAAAGAAGAAGAATTAGTCTTTTCCGAAAACTTTGCTTGTCCGGTTCACGGGGCGGTGATGGAAGAGTTATCACCACGCCTGTTTTCCTTTAACTCGCCTTATGGTGCTTGTCCCCATTGTCATGGCATCGGGACATTAAAGACATTTACGCCTGATTTGATTGTACCAGACCCGGACGCACCAATTTACGCTGCGATCGCTCCTTGGTCAGAAAAAGATAATTCTTATTATTTGGAATTACTTTATAGTGTGGGACAGTCTACTGGGTTTGAGTTGCAAGCTAAGTGGAATCAGCTAACTGTGGAACAGCAGCATACTGTAATGTATGGAGAGAAGAAGGAACGAACCGCAGAGGCGCAGAGGACACAGAGTTTTAAGGGTGTAATTCCGATTTTGCAACGTCAATATGAGGGTGGGACGGAGTTAGTTAAACAGAAGTTAGAGCAATATTTGGTTGATCAACCTTGTGAAGTTTGCGGCGGAAAACGTTTAAAACCCGAAGCTTTAGCGGTACGTTTGGGACAATATGGAATTTTAGATTTAACTGGAGTTTCGATTCGGGATTGTCGGGAAAGAGTTGATCAGTTAAAATTGAGCGATCGCCAAATTCAAATTGCTGATTTAGTATTAAGAGAAATCAAAGCTAGATTGCAATTTTTGTTAGATGTTGGTTTAGATTATCTTACTCTAGATCGTCCCGCCATGACCCTTTCTGGTGGAGAAGCCCAACGGATTCGTTTAGCAACACAAATTGGTTCTGGTTTAACTGGAGTGCTTTACGTTTTAGATGAACCAAGTATTGGTTTGCATCAACGAGATAATGGACGGTTACTCAAAACTTTAACTAAATTACGCGATTTAGGTAATACTTTAATTGTCGTTGAGCATGATGAAGAAACCATTCGTGCAGCCAATTATATTGTTGATATTGGTCCTGGCGCAGGAATTCACGGCGGAAATATTGTTTCTCAAGGCGATTTAGAAACTTTATTAACAGCAGAAGAGTCTCTAACAGGAGCTTATTTATCTGGAAGAAGAGTAATTTCTACACCAGAGGAACGGAGAAAAGGAAACGGGCGCAGCTTAGGAATTAAAAACGCTCATCGCAATAATTTAAGAAATATTGATGTCGAAATTCCTTTAGGTAAACTCGTCGCTGTAACTGGTGTTTCTGGTTCTGGTAAATCTACCCTAATTAACGAATTACTTTATCCCTCATTACAACATCATTTAACTAAGAAAGTTCCTTTACCAAGACACTTACAGGAAATTCAGGGATTAAATGCAGTTGATAAAGCTATAGTTATTGACCAATCGCCCATAGGACGTACACCACGTTCTAATCCTGCAACTTACACAGGTATTTTTGATGCAATTCGGGATGTATTTTCCCAAACAGTCGAAGCTAAAGCCAGGGGATATAGACCCGGACAATTTTCTTTCAATGTTAAAGGTGGACGTTGTGAAGCTTGTAGCGGACAGGGTGTAAATGTGATTGAAATGAACTTTCTCCCTGATGTTTATGTACAATGCGAAGTTTGCAAAGGTGCAAGATATAACCGGGAAACTTTGCAGGTGAAATACAAAGATAAGTCTATTTCTGATGTTCTGAATATGACTGTTGAGGAAAGTTTAGAATTTTTCCAAAACATTCCTAAAGCGGTGACTCGGTTGCAAACTTTATATGATGTCGGTTTGGGTTACGTCAAATTGGGACAACCTGCAACTACCTTATCTGGTGGTGAAGCGCAACGGGTAAAATTAGCCACAGAATTATCTCGCCGGGCGACAGGTAAGACGCTTTATTTAATTGATGAACCAACGACGGGGTTATCTTTTTATGATGTCCATAAGTTGTTGGATGTGTTGCAGAGATTAGTAGATAAAGGTAATTCAATTTTAGTCATTGAACACAATTTAGATGTAATTCGTTGCTCTGATTGGGTGATTGATTTGGGACCTGAAGGTGGCGATAAAGGAGGAGAAATTATTGCTGTGGGGACACCGGAGGAAGTTGCTAAAAATCCTCGTTCTTATACTGGACAATATTTGCAGCAGGTGTTGAAGCAGTATGCGGTGGGGAGGAAATAA
- a CDS encoding phosphoketolase yields MTLVSTPQTKPLADEELHKIHAYWRAANYLSVGQIYLFDNPLLREPLRPEHIKPRLLGHWGTTPGLNFIYVHLNRVIKKYDLNAIYIAGPGHGGPGLVANTYLEGTYSEYYPNISQDAEGMKKLFKQFSFPGGIPSHVAPETPGSIHEGGELGYALVHAYGAAFDNPDLIVAAVVGDGEAETGALATSWHSNKFLNPVHDGAVLPILHLNGYKIANPTLLARLSYAELENLFLGYGYKPYFVEGVEPADVHQQMAGILDIAIAEIQSIQREARVHGFSKRPQWPMIILRTPKGWTGPKEVNGKKTEGSWRSHQVPFGSVTGHPENLKLLEDWMKSYKPEELFDANGTLIPELAELAPLGHRRMGDNPHTNGGMLLRDLKMPEFTNYAVDVSHPATTYAEATKVTGEFLRDVMKLNEESSNFRIFGPDETASNRLGAVLEVTDRTWVADILPEDENLSPNGRVMEVLSETNCQGWLEGYLLTGRHGFFSCYEAFIHIIDSMFNQHAKWLKTTNDIPWRRPIASLNYLLTSHVWRQDHNGFSHQDPGFIDHVLNKKAEIIRVYLPPDANTLLSVTDHCLRSRHYVNVIVAGKQPSLQFLDMDAAIKHCTKGLSIWEWASNDKGSEPDVVMACAGDVPTLETLAAVDILRQHFPELKVRVVNIVNLMKLQPQSEHPHGLSSKEFDTIFTTDKPIIFAFHGYPWLIHRLTYRHTNHKNLHVRGYKEEGTTTTPFDMVVLNDLDRFHLVMDVIDRVPQLGSTAAYVKQMLEDKLIEHKHYIQKYGDDMPDIRDWKWPY; encoded by the coding sequence ATGACTTTAGTAAGTACCCCACAAACAAAACCCTTAGCAGATGAGGAACTGCATAAAATACACGCTTACTGGCGTGCGGCTAATTATCTTTCAGTTGGGCAAATATATCTATTCGATAATCCCCTGCTACGAGAACCTTTAAGACCAGAACACATTAAACCCCGACTTCTGGGACATTGGGGAACTACACCAGGGCTGAACTTTATCTATGTTCACCTCAACCGAGTCATCAAAAAATATGACCTCAATGCAATTTACATTGCAGGCCCTGGTCATGGCGGCCCTGGACTGGTAGCTAATACTTACTTAGAAGGTACTTATAGCGAATATTATCCCAACATTTCCCAAGATGCTGAGGGAATGAAGAAACTCTTCAAACAGTTCTCTTTCCCTGGTGGTATTCCTAGCCACGTTGCACCAGAAACCCCTGGTTCGATTCATGAAGGTGGTGAACTGGGTTATGCTCTTGTTCATGCCTATGGTGCGGCTTTTGATAACCCAGACTTAATTGTGGCGGCTGTAGTGGGTGATGGTGAAGCAGAAACCGGGGCTTTAGCGACAAGTTGGCATTCCAACAAATTTCTCAATCCTGTCCATGATGGTGCAGTGCTGCCGATATTACACCTGAATGGGTATAAGATTGCTAACCCCACCTTATTAGCTAGATTGAGTTATGCAGAATTGGAAAACCTATTTTTAGGTTATGGTTACAAACCTTATTTTGTCGAAGGTGTTGAACCAGCAGACGTTCACCAGCAAATGGCGGGAATTTTAGATATTGCGATCGCGGAAATTCAAAGCATCCAGAGAGAAGCCCGTGTACATGGTTTCAGCAAGCGTCCCCAGTGGCCGATGATTATCCTCAGAACCCCCAAAGGTTGGACAGGGCCGAAGGAAGTCAACGGCAAAAAAACCGAAGGTTCCTGGCGATCGCATCAAGTCCCCTTTGGTAGTGTCACCGGACACCCAGAAAACCTGAAATTACTCGAAGACTGGATGAAGAGTTACAAACCAGAAGAACTCTTCGATGCTAACGGTACACTAATTCCCGAACTAGCAGAACTAGCGCCCCTCGGACATCGACGCATGGGCGACAATCCCCACACCAACGGCGGTATGCTGCTGCGTGATCTGAAAATGCCAGAATTCACCAACTACGCCGTTGACGTTAGCCACCCAGCCACAACTTATGCCGAAGCTACCAAAGTCACCGGAGAGTTTCTGCGGGATGTGATGAAACTCAACGAAGAAAGCAGTAACTTTCGCATCTTTGGCCCTGACGAAACAGCCTCAAATCGCCTCGGTGCTGTTTTAGAAGTTACAGACCGGACTTGGGTAGCCGACATCCTCCCAGAAGACGAAAATCTTTCCCCCAACGGTCGGGTGATGGAAGTTCTCAGTGAAACTAATTGTCAAGGCTGGTTAGAAGGCTATTTACTTACAGGTCGTCATGGCTTCTTCTCCTGCTACGAGGCGTTTATCCACATCATTGACTCAATGTTCAACCAGCACGCCAAATGGCTAAAAACCACCAATGATATTCCTTGGCGGCGACCCATTGCTTCCCTCAACTACTTACTAACTTCACACGTTTGGCGACAAGACCACAACGGTTTCTCTCACCAAGACCCTGGTTTTATAGACCATGTACTCAATAAAAAAGCCGAGATTATCCGCGTATATCTACCACCCGATGCTAATACTCTGCTATCAGTCACAGACCATTGCTTGAGAAGTCGTCACTATGTCAACGTCATCGTTGCAGGTAAGCAGCCATCATTACAATTCCTAGATATGGATGCAGCCATCAAGCACTGCACCAAAGGCTTAAGTATTTGGGAATGGGCTAGTAACGATAAAGGTAGCGAACCAGATGTAGTCATGGCTTGTGCTGGGGACGTTCCCACTTTAGAAACCTTAGCAGCCGTGGATATTCTCCGCCAGCACTTCCCAGAATTAAAAGTGCGGGTAGTAAACATCGTCAACTTGATGAAACTACAGCCACAAAGTGAGCATCCCCACGGTTTAAGCAGTAAAGAATTTGATACAATTTTTACCACCGATAAACCGATCATCTTTGCTTTTCATGGTTATCCCTGGCTGATTCATCGCCTGACTTATCGCCACACCAACCACAAAAACTTACACGTGCGCGGTTATAAAGAAGAAGGAACTACCACTACTCCCTTTGATATGGTGGTGCTTAACGATCTAGATCGCTTTCACCTTGTAATGGACGTAATTGATCGCGTACCACAACTAGGTTCTACGGCTGCTTATGTTAAGCAAATGTTAGAAGATAAGCTAATTGAACACAAACACTACATTCAGAAATACGGTGATGATATGCCGGACATTCGCGATTGGAAATGGCCTTATTAA
- a CDS encoding type II toxin-antitoxin system VapC family toxin produces MKKALLDTNILSYFLRGEAQVVNKLREYQKFHSYLSFSILTYYEIKSGLLYKDARNLLQQFEMLANGSEFFLLDIETANVASIIYKDLRHRGLLITPIDLLIAASAIRHKCLLITANVKHFQNIPNLEYENWAVSLL; encoded by the coding sequence GTGAAAAAAGCTTTACTAGATACAAACATCCTTTCATACTTTCTGCGAGGTGAAGCACAAGTTGTTAATAAATTACGTGAATACCAAAAATTTCACAGTTATTTAAGTTTTTCTATTCTTACCTACTACGAAATCAAAAGTGGATTGCTTTACAAAGATGCTCGTAATCTCCTCCAACAATTTGAAATGCTTGCCAACGGCAGCGAATTTTTTTTGCTTGATATAGAAACAGCTAATGTTGCTAGTATCATTTATAAAGATTTACGTCATAGAGGTTTATTGATTACTCCTATTGACTTACTGATTGCAGCATCAGCGATTCGCCATAAATGCCTTTTAATCACTGCCAACGTCAAGCATTTTCAAAATATCCCTAACTTAGAATATGAAAATTGGGCAGTATCTCTATTGTGA
- the murJ gene encoding murein biosynthesis integral membrane protein MurJ has translation MTQEDSKPSRSFAGIAGIVAAATLISKVFGLVRQQAIAAAFGVGAAATAYSYAYIIPGFLLILLGGVNGPLHSAVVSVLAKRKREEGAPLVETVTTLVGGLLLLVTFAQIFFADTIIDIVGYGLEPTTRAIAIQQIRIMAPMALFAGLIGIGFGTLNAANQYWLLSISPLLSSITVIAGIAILTAQIGKDIIKPEYALIGGMVLAWGTLAGAILQWVVQLIVQWRLGLGTLRLRFDFKSPGVQEVIRIMTPATISSGMMPINVATDLYFASPIPGAAAGFNYANLLVQTPLGIISNIILLPLLPMFAKLADPEHWPDLKLRIRQGILLTAVTMLPLGALMIVLSVPIVQIVYERGAFKQEATQLVSSLLIAYGIGMFVYLGRDVLVRVFYALGDGQTPFRISIFNIFLNAGLDAILVKPFGATGIVLATVGVNCSSILMLLWLLDRKLNGLPWREWSLPILGLTGGSVVAGLASFGTLVSLQQLLGTQGLIIQLLQLCISGFVGILVFAIIVSFLKIPEVNTFVVRMRQRFLKR, from the coding sequence GTGACACAAGAAGACTCGAAACCCTCTCGTTCTTTTGCGGGAATTGCTGGCATTGTAGCGGCGGCTACATTAATTAGTAAAGTATTTGGTTTGGTGCGACAGCAAGCGATCGCAGCTGCTTTTGGTGTGGGTGCGGCGGCTACTGCTTATAGTTACGCTTACATTATCCCTGGTTTTTTATTAATTCTACTAGGTGGTGTCAATGGACCATTACACAGTGCCGTGGTCAGTGTTTTAGCCAAGCGCAAACGGGAAGAAGGCGCGCCACTGGTAGAAACAGTTACAACTCTGGTGGGTGGATTACTGTTACTGGTGACGTTTGCTCAGATTTTCTTTGCTGATACGATTATTGATATTGTTGGTTATGGCTTAGAACCTACGACAAGAGCGATCGCTATTCAACAAATCCGCATCATGGCCCCAATGGCTTTATTTGCGGGTTTAATAGGTATCGGTTTCGGCACTCTCAACGCCGCCAATCAATATTGGTTACTTTCAATTAGTCCCTTATTATCCAGTATTACTGTAATTGCTGGGATTGCCATCTTAACAGCGCAAATAGGTAAAGATATTATTAAGCCGGAATATGCCCTGATCGGTGGTATGGTTTTAGCTTGGGGAACCTTAGCCGGGGCAATTCTCCAGTGGGTGGTACAGCTAATTGTCCAGTGGCGCTTAGGATTAGGTACATTACGCCTCCGGTTTGATTTTAAATCCCCTGGGGTGCAGGAAGTCATTAGAATCATGACACCAGCCACAATTTCCTCTGGGATGATGCCCATTAATGTCGCCACCGACCTATATTTTGCTAGTCCGATCCCCGGTGCGGCGGCTGGTTTTAACTATGCCAATCTCCTCGTGCAGACTCCTTTAGGCATTATTTCTAATATTATTCTGCTACCTCTGTTACCAATGTTTGCCAAATTGGCTGATCCAGAACATTGGCCAGACCTGAAATTACGGATTCGCCAAGGAATTTTGCTCACCGCCGTGACTATGCTACCTCTGGGGGCGCTGATGATCGTGTTATCTGTGCCAATTGTGCAGATAGTATATGAACGAGGTGCTTTCAAGCAAGAGGCTACACAGTTGGTTTCATCCCTGCTGATTGCTTACGGGATTGGGATGTTTGTTTATTTGGGGCGTGATGTTTTAGTAAGGGTGTTTTACGCCTTGGGTGATGGACAGACACCTTTTCGCATTAGTATTTTTAACATTTTCCTCAACGCTGGACTAGATGCGATTTTAGTGAAACCCTTTGGCGCGACTGGTATTGTGTTAGCAACAGTAGGCGTAAATTGCAGTTCAATATTAATGCTGTTATGGTTACTTGACCGTAAACTCAATGGTTTACCCTGGCGTGAGTGGAGTTTACCAATTTTGGGTTTAACTGGGGGTAGTGTGGTCGCTGGGTTAGCCAGTTTTGGAACTTTGGTCAGTTTGCAGCAGTTGTTAGGAACCCAGGGGTTAATTATTCAACTATTGCAGTTGTGTATATCAGGATTCGTGGGGATTTTGGTGTTTGCAATTATTGTGTCATTCCTAAAAATACCAGAGGTGAATACCTTTGTGGTGCGGATGCGTCAGCGATTTTTGAAGAGATAA
- a CDS encoding pentapeptide repeat-containing protein: MKKFLLRLLSLFVIVVLAWLWVIINPQPAFAQINTINYSNGSLQNRDFSNTDLAGGTFVAAEMRGANFQGANLKNAILTKGVLLNANLENANLEGALVDRVTMDGANLKNAIFTEATMTRSRFFDADITGADFTDALIDRYQVALMCDRAAGINPVTGVATRDSLGCR, from the coding sequence ATGAAAAAGTTTTTACTGAGATTATTAAGTTTATTTGTGATTGTGGTTTTAGCTTGGTTATGGGTGATCATCAATCCTCAACCAGCTTTTGCTCAAATCAACACCATCAATTACAGCAATGGCAGTCTTCAGAATCGTGATTTTTCTAACACTGATTTAGCTGGGGGAACTTTTGTGGCGGCGGAAATGCGGGGGGCAAATTTTCAAGGCGCAAATTTAAAAAATGCTATTTTGACTAAGGGTGTTTTACTCAATGCTAATTTGGAAAATGCCAACCTTGAAGGCGCTTTAGTTGACCGTGTAACTATGGATGGGGCAAATTTAAAAAATGCTATTTTCACGGAAGCGACTATGACACGTAGTCGGTTTTTTGATGCGGATATTACTGGGGCGGACTTTACTGATGCTTTGATAGATCGGTATCAAGTGGCCTTAATGTGCGATCGCGCTGCTGGCATAAATCCAGTTACCGGCGTAGCAACGCGGGATAGTTTGGGATGTCGGTAA